In one Bufo gargarizans isolate SCDJY-AF-19 chromosome 11, ASM1485885v1, whole genome shotgun sequence genomic region, the following are encoded:
- the LOC122922247 gene encoding uncharacterized protein LOC122922247 — protein MSSDRSPSGPNPPPPSGDPGLPAMSTQALELQRSVSSAIIEAMGSMSSMISQTISQALSAHAPGPSNLMPAPTNPQPAIEPPAQENLIGVIQATQDSALRSRKRALPRQAERARTWKSARALTYDIDSDNESDMEAYAEADDHSDGELETEQEFPGTSGPRPSTSGSVGASTSAPNTASSLVDPSGNPLFDPDALHHPRSAEWMPVAHVSDYLEHWVRRPLSKEARSKLRAECPMPLIPNKVCETPAVDQKMTQFLAKTGWNPRKGLDSAIKSCQDKLLDIFGPLAKIFEMAESAKVDGSPVDPEELTGWIQRAICIAGSTNSSLSIERRKDILFKIDPKLANLALTETGKEAQGQLFGDSFIKDLSRYVGAFTALDKAQSSMKRVFQGRVSTRAGSGRGRLSGRSSYQARSSGRGSFNQRPPFQDQRNPPSFFPARGGQWRSRSVRGNPSYRKSFGKFFPSGDFFHPSRRGQTPSMFPRLVQNHIRPMGADHCAGVPHRTYGFPRFRPFSPAPGATGQGASGHRTFFPLAQGCDRKGPSYPMGRSQPHFSSSEKRGSIPSGHKSPGSELCGALPPLQDGGDSPPSGLADSRGLDGEAGSQRCLSDGSGGLLLQGPSSLPVEGRSVALPVMAWLRSRGVRLVIYLDDILIMHQDRQSLLQHLQWTSDLLTSLGFLLNLGKSCLTPSRRMEFLGFTVDSVAESLSLPAEKLRTIRKELRHALSTPSLSLRHLARIIGLLASSIQAVFPAPLHYRALQRLKIAHLRAGASFADAVILDQEAQEELRWWLSNLEAWNGRAIFGFQPEFTVESDASLQGWGAHCEGISTGGRWSESETRFHINALELLAGSFAIRSFTKGIAHACIRLRMDNVSAVRYVNHLVPVSSLVPDYPGTPGGCASPTPDADGSPPGPAGCPTSSPGRRLPSTSGVPNLRTPGEVEGVSEATRRLLDNAWAPGTRKSYRAAWRSWVGWCMERDLDPVSASVTHLLQFLTSLFEAGKAYRTINLFGSAISSTHQGFDGVPAGQHPLVSRLLRGSRLARPPRPRFTATWDVSLVLSFLSSWPDNASLSLRQLSAKLLTLFCLISCKRVSDVRALDHDARSFTPEGVTFNITRRTKTNIRSVSYPSFPSSPALCPVVCLREYELRTRSHRSADTPQLFLSIRHPFGPVTSPTLARWMKWVMSLSGIDTTIFTAHSARGAAATALAVSGARLEDILRLADWSRATTFTEFYFRPPTHVFSAIIEQL, from the exons ATGTCCTCAGACCGATCCCCCTCTGGGCCTAATCCCCCCCCACCATCGGGGGATCCCGGTTTGCCAGCCATGAGCACACAGGCCCTGGAGCTACAACGCTCAGTGTCTAGTGCCATTATAGaggccatgggctccatgtcctCAATGATCTCTCAGACCATTTCTCAGGCCTTATCTGCCCATGCTCCGGGCCCCTCTAATTTAATGCCTGCACCCACTAACCCGCAGCCTGCCATTGAACCTCCTGCccaggagaatttgattggtgtgATCCAAGCCACCCAGGATAGCGCGcttagatcgcgcaaaagagccttgccgcgccaggcagaaagggcgcgaacgtggaaaagtgctagagcactaACTTATGATATAGATTCTGATAACGAATCTGACATGGAGGCTTATGCGGAGGCAGATGACCACTCTGATGGAGAGTTGGAAACGGAACAGGAGTTTCCAGGTACCTCAGGCCCTAGGCCTTCCACATCTGGGTCCGTGGGCGCATCCACCTCTGCCCCCAACACGGCTTCTAGCCTGGTGGATCCCTCTGGCAACCCATTATTTGACCCTGatgccctccaccaccctaggtcggCGGAGTGGATGCCTGTAGCTCATGTGAGCGACTACCTGGAGCATTGGGTGCGCCGTCCTCTTAGCAAAGAGGCGCGCAGTAAGCTCCGTGCGGAATGCCCCATGCCATTAATCCCAAACAAGGTCTGCGAAACGCCAGCTGTGGATCAAAAGATGACGCAGTTTTTGGCCAAAACCGGCTGGAATCCCCGTAAGGGGCTTGATTCCGCTATTAAGAgttgtcaggacaagctcctcgACATTTTTGGCCCCCTTGCCAAAATTTTCgagatggccgaatcggccaAAGTGGACGGCTCTCCGGTTGACCCGGAGGagcttactggctggattcaaagAGCCATTTGCATTGCGGGCAgcactaactcctccctgtccaTTGAAAGGCGTAAAGACATCCTTTTTAAAATCGACCCAAAATTGGCCAACTTGGCCCTCACTGAGACAGGGAAGGAGGCTCAGGGTCAACTGTTCGGGGATTCCTTCATTAAGGACCTCAGCAGGTACGTTGGAGCATTTACAGCTTTGGACAAGGCCCAGTCATCCATGAAAAGGgtatttcagggacgggtctccactagggccggcagtggtaggggccgtctgtccggccgctccagttATCAAGCCCGcagctcgggcagaggctccttcaaccAGAGGCCTCCTTTCCAGGACCAAAGGAATCCCCCCTcattcttcccggccagaggcggccaatggcgtTCCAGGTCGGTCAGAGGGAATCCGAGCTACAGAAAATCTTTCGGTAAGTTTTTCCCCAGTGGGGACTTCTTCCACCCCTcgcgtagggggcagactccgtctatGTTCCCACGTTTGGTCCAAAATCACAtcagacccatgggtgctgaCCACTGTGCAGGGGTTCCACATAGAACTTACGGGTTCCCCAGATTTCGTCCTTTCTCCCCCGCCCCTGGCGCTACCGGACAGGGAGCTAGTGGACATAGAACTTTTTTCCCTCTTGCACAAGGGTGCGATAGAAAGGGCCCCTCCTACCCGATGGGGCGTTCTCAGCCACATTTTTCTAGttcagaaaaaagggggtcaattCCGTCCGGTCATAAATCTCCGGGCTCTGAACTCTGTGGTGCgctaccgccacttcaagatggaggggattcacctccttcgggacttgctgattccaggggactggatggtgaagctgGATCTCAAAGATGCCTATCTGACGGTTCCGGTGGCCTCCTCCTCCAGGGACCTTCTTCGCTTCCTGTGGAAGGGCGAagtgtggcgct CCCAGTCATGGCCTGGCTGCGGAGTCGGGGGGTGCGTCTTGTcatatacttggacgacatcctcattatgcACCAGGATCGGCAGTCTCTGCTACAACACCTCCAGTGGACCTCGGATCTGCTGACGAGTCTGGGTTTTCTACTCAATCTCGGGAAATCCTGTCTCACGCCGTCTCGGCGTATGGAGTTTCTGGGCTTCACGGTGGACTCTGTCGCGGAATCCCTCAGTCTTCCTGCGGAGAAGTTGCGGACTAtacgcaaggagttgagacatgctctCTCGACTCCCTCCCTATCTCTACGCCATCTGGCTCGCATCATTGGGCTATTAGCCTCCTCTATCCAGGCAGTCTTTCCCGCTCCACTCCATTATCGGGCTTTACAGCGTCTGAAGATCGCCCACCTCCGTGCCGGGGCCTCATTTGCAGACGCGGTGATTCTGGATCAGGAAGCTCAGGAGGAACTCCGTTGGTGGTTGAGCAACTTGGAGGCCTGGAATGGCAGAGCAATTTTCGGATTCCAACCGGAATTCACGGTGGAATCGGACGCGAGTCTCCagggctggggggcccactgcgaggGTATCTCCACTGGCGGTCGATGGTCGGAGTCCGAGACCCGTTTTcacatcaacgctctggaactTCTAGCGGGTTCGTTTGCCATCAGGAGTTTCACCAAGGGCATTGCTCATGCATGCATCCGTctacgcatggacaacgtgtcggcggtccgATACGTCAATCATCTAGTACCCGTCTCAAGCCTGGTACCCGATTATCCTGGAACTCCTGGTGGATGTGCCTCTCCTACTCCCGACGcggacggatctcctccaggaccCGCTGGGTGCCCCACATCCTCTCCTGGTCGACggctcccttcaacttctggcgtGCCGAATCTCAGGACTCCAGGCGAGGTCGAGGGagtttcggaggcaactagacgcctcctggacaacgcttgggctcccggcacccgaaaatcttaccgggcagcttggaGATCTTGGGTTGGCTGGTGCatggaacgggacctggatcccgtttcggcgtcTGTGACCCATTTATTGCAATTCCTGACGTCTCTTTTTGAAGCAGGGAAAGCTTATCGGACCATCAATTTGTTCGGTTCTGCGATTTCCTCGACTCATCAGGGTTTTGATGGCGTTCCTGCTGGTCAACACCCTTTGGTGTCTCGGCTTTTACGTGGCTCGCGTttggctcggcctcctcggccGCGTTTCACCGCTACGTGGGATGTCTCCCTGGTCCTGTCTTTTCTCTCTTCCTGGCCCGACAACGCGTCTCTTTCCCTCCGTCAGCTTTCGGCCAAATTGCTGACTCTTTTTTGCCTGATTTCCTGTAAGAGGGTCTCAGATGTTAGGGCTCTGGATCATGATGCCAGGTCCTTTACGCCCGAGGGTGTTACTTTTAACATCACACGGCGtaccaagaccaatattcggtCGGTGTCCTATCCCAGTTTTCCGTCTTCTCCGGCGCTCTGTCCTGTAGTGTGCCTGCGGGAGtatgagttgcgcactcggtctcACCGTTCTGCGGACACTCCGCAGCTTTTCCTCTCTATTCGCCATCCCTTTGGCCCGGTGACCAGTCCTACTTTGGCGCGatggatgaagtgggtcatgtccctttCCGGGATTGATACGACGATCTTTACCGCTCActcggccaggggcgcggctgctactgccctggcagtttcgggggctcgtttggaggacattctGCGTCTGGCTGACTGGTCTAGGGCCACGACGTTCACAGAATTTTATTTCCGTCCTCCTACTCACGTGTTTTCAGCTATTATTgagcagctttga